The following proteins come from a genomic window of Pyxidicoccus sp. MSG2:
- the sucD gene encoding succinate--CoA ligase subunit alpha, translating into MSILVNENTKVVCQGITGSAGSFHSKQMLEYGTKLVAGVTPGKGGTDFEGKVPVFNTVADSVKQAGANTSVIFVPPPFAADSIMEAADAGISLIITITEGIPVNDMVRAKRYLQGKPGVRLIGPNCPGVITPGAKCKIGIMPGHIHKPGRIGVVSRSGTLTYEAVHQLTQLGLGQSTAVGIGGDPVNGTDFVDVLKLFNADPETDAVIMIGEIGGSAEEAGAEYVAREFTKPIAGFIAGQSAPPGKRMGHAGAIISGGKGTATEKMKAMEAAGFLMAASPAELGTTLQEALKRGAPKKR; encoded by the coding sequence ATGAGCATCCTCGTCAACGAAAACACGAAGGTGGTCTGCCAGGGCATCACCGGCTCGGCGGGCTCGTTCCACTCGAAGCAGATGCTGGAGTACGGCACCAAGCTCGTGGCCGGTGTGACGCCAGGCAAGGGCGGCACCGACTTCGAGGGCAAGGTCCCCGTGTTCAACACGGTGGCTGATTCCGTGAAGCAGGCGGGCGCCAACACCTCCGTCATCTTCGTGCCGCCCCCCTTCGCCGCGGACTCCATCATGGAGGCCGCTGACGCGGGCATCTCCCTCATCATCACCATCACCGAGGGCATCCCCGTCAACGACATGGTGCGCGCCAAGCGCTACCTGCAGGGCAAGCCGGGCGTGCGCCTCATCGGCCCCAACTGCCCGGGCGTGATTACGCCGGGCGCGAAGTGCAAGATCGGCATCATGCCGGGCCACATCCACAAGCCGGGCCGCATCGGCGTGGTGTCCCGCTCCGGCACGCTCACCTACGAGGCCGTGCACCAGCTCACGCAGCTGGGCCTGGGCCAGTCCACCGCGGTGGGCATCGGTGGTGACCCGGTCAACGGCACTGACTTCGTGGACGTGCTGAAGCTCTTCAACGCGGACCCGGAGACGGACGCGGTCATCATGATTGGTGAGATCGGCGGCAGCGCCGAGGAGGCGGGCGCGGAGTACGTGGCCCGCGAGTTCACCAAGCCCATCGCCGGGTTCATCGCCGGCCAGTCGGCGCCCCCGGGCAAGCGCATGGGCCACGCCGGCGCCATCATCTCCGGCGGCAAGGGCACGGCGACGGAGAAGATGAAGGCCATGGAGGCCGCCGGCTTCCTGATGGCCGCCAGCCCCGCCGAGCTGGGCACCACCCTCCAGGAGGCCCTCAAGCGGGGCGCTCCCAAGAAGCGCTGA
- the ndk gene encoding nucleoside-diphosphate kinase, which yields MAIERTLSIIKPDGLEKGVIGKIISRFEEKGLKPVAIRLQQLSQKEAEGFYAVHKARPFFKDLVQFMISGPVVLMVLEGENAVLGNRDIMGATNPAQAAAGTIRKDFATSIDKNTVHGSDSLENAKNEIAYFFRETEIQPYPYQK from the coding sequence ATGGCCATCGAGCGCACGCTGTCCATCATCAAGCCTGACGGTCTGGAGAAGGGCGTCATCGGGAAGATCATCAGCCGCTTCGAGGAGAAGGGTCTGAAGCCGGTCGCCATCCGGCTGCAGCAGCTCTCCCAGAAGGAGGCCGAGGGCTTCTACGCGGTCCACAAGGCCCGGCCCTTCTTCAAGGACCTGGTGCAGTTCATGATCTCCGGCCCGGTCGTCCTGATGGTGCTGGAGGGTGAGAACGCCGTCCTGGGCAACCGCGACATCATGGGCGCCACCAACCCGGCCCAGGCCGCCGCCGGCACCATCCGCAAGGACTTCGCCACCAGCATCGACAAGAACACGGTGCACGGCTCCGACAGCCTGGAGAACGCGAAGAACGAGATCGCGTACTTCTTCCGGGAGACGGAGATCCAGCCGTACCCGTACCAGAAGTAG
- the rlmN gene encoding 23S rRNA (adenine(2503)-C(2))-methyltransferase RlmN, whose translation MSETSANTLPVTEPLPAPAPAKLVDVASLSLEGLTRFVTETLGERAFRAPQLYRWLHQRGVTSFDEMTDLSKALREKLKARAEIVPLVMDAELRSTDGTIKYRWKTRDGRFIESVYMPAEDRKTLCVSTQVGCAMACGFCMTGTMGLKRNLTPGEIVAQVHAVNREVRKNEGLETLRPLSNLVFMGMGEPLHNFENLKTALSILQSQDGPNFSHRHITVSTVGLVPMIERFGQETDVKLAISLNASTDEQRSKTMPVNRKWNIAALLDACRKFPLRQGRRITFEYVLIKGFNDADEDAHRLIELLKGIPVKVNLIPYNENPGLGFHTTGEERAEQFRAILADGHIGAYIRRNRGRDIAGACGQLANQGESAPAQGTT comes from the coding sequence ATGTCAGAGACCTCCGCCAACACCCTGCCTGTCACCGAGCCGCTTCCGGCGCCCGCGCCCGCGAAGCTGGTGGACGTGGCCAGCCTGTCGCTCGAGGGGCTCACCCGCTTCGTCACCGAGACGCTGGGCGAGCGTGCGTTCCGCGCCCCCCAGCTCTACCGCTGGCTGCACCAGCGCGGCGTCACCTCGTTCGACGAGATGACGGACCTGTCCAAGGCCCTGCGCGAGAAGCTCAAGGCGCGGGCGGAAATCGTCCCGCTGGTGATGGACGCGGAGCTGCGCAGCACCGACGGCACCATCAAGTACCGGTGGAAGACGCGGGACGGCCGCTTCATCGAGTCCGTCTACATGCCCGCCGAGGACCGCAAGACGCTGTGCGTGTCCACCCAGGTGGGCTGCGCCATGGCCTGCGGCTTCTGCATGACGGGCACCATGGGGCTCAAGCGCAACCTCACCCCGGGCGAAATCGTGGCCCAGGTGCACGCCGTCAATCGCGAGGTCCGCAAGAACGAGGGCCTGGAGACGCTCCGCCCGCTCAGCAACCTGGTGTTCATGGGCATGGGCGAGCCCCTGCACAACTTCGAGAACCTCAAGACGGCGCTCTCCATCCTCCAGTCGCAGGACGGGCCGAACTTCAGCCACCGGCACATCACCGTCTCCACGGTGGGGCTGGTGCCCATGATCGAGCGCTTCGGCCAGGAGACGGACGTCAAGCTGGCCATCTCCCTCAACGCCAGCACCGACGAGCAGCGCAGCAAGACGATGCCCGTCAACCGCAAGTGGAACATCGCGGCGCTGCTGGACGCGTGCCGCAAGTTCCCCCTGCGTCAGGGCCGCCGCATCACCTTCGAGTACGTGCTCATCAAGGGCTTCAACGACGCCGACGAGGACGCCCACCGGCTCATCGAGCTGCTCAAGGGCATTCCGGTGAAGGTGAACCTGATTCCGTACAACGAGAACCCCGGCCTGGGGTTCCACACCACCGGCGAGGAGCGGGCCGAGCAGTTCCGCGCCATCCTGGCCGATGGGCACATCGGCGCCTACATTCGCAGGAACCGGGGTCGGGACATCGCCGGCGCCTGCGGCCAGCTCGCCAACCAGGGCGAGTCCGCCCCAGCCCAGGGCACGACATAA
- the sucC gene encoding ADP-forming succinate--CoA ligase subunit beta — translation MKIHEYQGKEIFRKYGVPTPKGILALSPNEAEAAAKHLGTPVVVVKAQIHAGGRGKGGGVKLAKSPAEAKDLAKQMLGMKLKTIQTGPEGQTVHKVYIEEGLAIGQELYLGVTLDRATSRITFMASREGGVEIEEVAEKHPEKILREAVDPAVGFTDFQGRKLAFGLGLSGPTVNKFVQFCSSLYKMFMETDASIVEVNPLVILKDGGVVALDAKVNFDENALYRHKELLEYRDLAEEEPRETQAKEWDLAYIALDGNIGCMVNGAGLAMATMDTIKLVGGAPANFLDVGGGASKEKVTAAFKLILADPAVKAVLVNIFGGIMKCDVIAEGIIAAAKEVKLQVPLVVRLEGTNVEKGKELLRNSGLAITPADNLRQAAEKAVAAIK, via the coding sequence ATGAAGATCCACGAGTACCAGGGCAAGGAAATCTTCCGGAAGTACGGCGTGCCCACGCCGAAGGGCATCCTCGCGCTTTCGCCCAACGAGGCGGAGGCCGCTGCCAAGCACCTCGGCACGCCCGTGGTCGTCGTGAAGGCCCAGATCCACGCCGGCGGCCGCGGCAAGGGCGGCGGCGTGAAGCTCGCCAAGAGCCCCGCCGAGGCGAAGGACCTCGCCAAGCAGATGCTGGGCATGAAGCTGAAGACCATCCAGACCGGGCCGGAAGGCCAGACGGTCCACAAGGTCTACATCGAGGAAGGCCTCGCCATCGGCCAGGAGCTGTACCTCGGCGTGACGCTGGACCGCGCCACCAGCCGCATCACCTTCATGGCTTCCCGCGAGGGCGGCGTGGAGATCGAGGAAGTGGCGGAGAAGCACCCCGAGAAGATCCTCCGCGAGGCGGTGGACCCGGCGGTGGGCTTCACCGACTTCCAGGGCCGCAAGCTGGCCTTCGGCTTGGGCCTCTCCGGCCCCACGGTGAACAAGTTCGTCCAGTTCTGCTCCTCGCTCTACAAGATGTTCATGGAGACGGACGCCTCCATCGTCGAGGTCAACCCGCTCGTCATCCTCAAGGACGGCGGCGTGGTGGCGCTCGACGCGAAGGTGAACTTCGACGAGAACGCGCTCTACCGGCACAAGGAACTGCTGGAGTACCGCGACCTCGCCGAGGAGGAGCCCCGCGAGACGCAGGCCAAGGAGTGGGACCTGGCCTACATCGCGCTCGACGGCAACATCGGCTGCATGGTGAACGGCGCGGGTCTGGCCATGGCCACCATGGACACCATCAAGCTGGTGGGCGGCGCTCCGGCCAACTTCCTGGACGTGGGCGGCGGCGCAAGCAAGGAGAAGGTCACCGCGGCCTTCAAGCTCATCCTCGCCGACCCGGCCGTGAAGGCCGTGCTCGTCAACATCTTCGGCGGCATCATGAAGTGCGACGTCATCGCCGAGGGCATCATCGCCGCGGCGAAGGAGGTCAAGCTCCAGGTCCCGCTCGTGGTCCGGCTGGAAGGCACCAACGTGGAGAAGGGCAAGGAGCTGCTGCGCAACTCCGGGCTCGCCATCACCCCGGCGGACAACCTTCGGCAGGCGGCTGAAAAGGCCGTCGCGGCCATCAAGTAG
- the rpsP gene encoding 30S ribosomal protein S16, with protein sequence MAVVLRLARAGAKKKPYYHVVATDSRNPRDGKFIEAVGAYDPNLEPPKVEFNEERLNYWLKTGATPSETVADLIKVAAKAKPAAPAV encoded by the coding sequence ATGGCCGTCGTCCTCCGTCTCGCCCGCGCGGGCGCCAAGAAGAAGCCGTACTACCACGTGGTCGCCACCGACTCCCGGAACCCCCGGGATGGCAAGTTCATCGAGGCCGTGGGCGCGTATGACCCCAACCTCGAGCCCCCCAAGGTGGAGTTCAACGAGGAGCGGCTCAACTACTGGCTGAAGACGGGCGCGACGCCTTCCGAGACGGTGGCGGACCTCATCAAGGTCGCCGCGAAGGCCAAGCCGGCCGCTCCCGCGGTCTGA